CCCTCTGAGTCCTACGACATCAACAGCTGCTGGTCAGGATCCGCCACGATCCTCCCCGATGGCAAACCTGTGATCTTGTACACCGGAATCGACAACCAAGAGAGACGGGAAGACAGACGGCAAGTCACAGTTCTTGCTGTACCTAAAGATGCTTCCGACCCTTTGCTTCGTGAGTGGGTAAAGCCAAAGCAAAACCCTGTCATGGATCCATCAGAGGACGTACTTCATTACTGTTTCCGTGACCCTACCACTGCATGGCTAGGTCAAGATGGGAGATGGAGAGTTCTCATAGGAGCTAAGGAGAGAGATAGTCGAAGAGGAGTAGCTCTTTTGTACCATAGTACTGATGAATGTGTGCAATGGACAAGGTATCAAGAACCTTTACTTGTGTCACAATCCAACGAAATGTTGGAGTGCGTTGACTTTTTCCCGGTTAAGCTCACGGGAAAAGAAGGTGTAGATACTTCGGTGAACAATGCTAGTGTGAGGCATGTGTTGAAAGTTAGTTTTGAGGAAGAACTTGGAGGCAAAGATTGTTATGTTATTGGCTCATATTGTTCCGAGACTGATAGATTTGTGCCGGACTCAGAGCTCACTTACACACGTGCTGCTCTGAGATATGATGATGGATGGTTTTACGCCTCCAAGTCGTTCTTTGATAGTGCTAAGAATAGGAGGATCAACTGGGGATGGGTTGTGGAGACTGATAGTAGAGAAGATGATATTGAGAAAGGATGGGCTGGCCTTCTGGTAAATATAAATATATAGTTTTGTAGGTTTAATACTAGTGGTTAATAGAGATAATTATTGTCAATAAATTTTTGATGAATTGTTTTGTTTTTGGTTTTAGGCTCTTCCTAGGCAAATGTGGCTGGACACAAGTGGAAAGAGGCTGATGCAATGGCCAATCCAAGAGATCAATAATCTCCGGACTAGACAAGTTAGCTTCCATAACAGGCAACTCGAAGGCGGCTCGATGTTTGAAATCACAGGCATTACTGCAGCACAAGTAAGTTTTTGCTATCCTTATCTCATGATAGATTTGTGTATTTAGTTGATTTAGGAACTTCATGTAAAATTAGTTTTTTTTTTGTGTGTAAATTTCACTCATGGTCCTAAATCATTTATGTGAACATTAAGTATAGTTTATTAGAATTTTAGTCGAAATAACAAGGCTCCTTATCATGTTTGAGCATATATATTTTTCATCTAAAATAATTTCTGATTTTTTTCATGGAAAAAAAAATCCAATTTATGATTTCAAATATTTGTTAAATTATATATAAAATTAAATACTTTATCACACTGGGTTTAAGTAGTTCTTAAATATCTGTGAATGAATAAAGTTTGTTAAATATTTTGAATCAGTGATCCAATAACACAAAAAACTGTATTGTGGATTAGCAAACCGTTCAATCAATAATATATACTGGTTTCTAGAATCAATCGGCTAGTATTTCACTTTGTTTTACACCTTATATTCTCTTGTTGTTATTAAAGGCAGACGTTGAAGTGACTTTTGACCTGCCTGTTCTGGAAGATAACCCCCGGATACGGGACTCAACGCACGTTGCTGATGCGGTTTTGTTCAATCGTGGCAACTCGCTTGGATGTGTTTACGGGCCTTTTGGGTTGCTAGCATTAGCTTCCAATGATTTATGCGAACAAACTGCGATCTTCTTCAAGATTATTCGTCGCGAAAATGGATATTCGGTTATAATGGGCAGCGATGAGAATAGGTAATATTTCGACTTTAGCCTCTATATATTTAAAACAAGAAACCAAATGTTTCTTTCTCTTGTGTAAACTTAATGTTTTATTTTAACAAATGGTAATGTAGATCTTCGTTGAGAGACAAAGTACACAAAATTCCGCATGGAACATTCCTAGACATTGATCCAAGACATGAGAAGATCTCATTAAGATGTTTGGTAAGATATATTTGGCCTTCTTTTCGTTGCTATTTGTTATTTTTGGGTAAAATCAATGCTATTTGTTTTATTTTTACCCTAAGACTTTTCTTATCTAAAACAATTTCTACTTTGTTATATAGATCGATCACTCGATTATAGAGAGCTATGGAGCAGGAGGAAGAAATGTAATAACTTCTAGGGTTTATCCCAAATTGGCAATTGGTGAAGCAGCTAAGCTTTACGCGTTTAATAATGGAAAGAAGGGTGTGACCATGTCGTCTCTGGATGCTTGGAGCATGAGAAATGCCCAAATCAATACAAATGCAATAATTATCAATAATAGTGATGATAATTAATAATAATAATATTTGGACTGCCCTAAAGATGATTAGTGTCTTTTCATGAACTCCTGAACTGTTTCGAGATTTATAATCCCTATTTTGTATTTCAAGTTATTGGTGTGTTTTTGTTTTTGTTTTCATTGTAAGTTATTTATGTGTTTGTCACTATTTCTTTGCATTATAAGTCTTCTCATCTTTTTAGAATGATATTATTGATATTTCATGAAATTTATCTTCTCGAGTTATATATTAAAATCATGCTCGTCAGCAAATTTCTCTTTCTATCAAACATTTTTTTGTAAGCAAAATGAAGTAAAATAGTTTAGAGAATAGTGACCAACGACCAAACAAATTAAAAGTACAGTATCCTATTAGCGGCTGTAAATGTTTCCACAAATTAAAGAAAATGAAGGCAGGTAAAGAAAATTAATAATTTATGAGCTACTTGGTCCAAGTAATATACTTAACAAAGACCAAAAACTACAAACCTTAAAATTTGTAACAAAAGTTCAATTAACAAATACTTAAAAAAATTCTTCTTCTTTGCTTCAACCTTTGGAAAGATCGAAGAGGTACTAAACACTAATGGCACTATAAGTACAATGAAAGTTTCTCACAACTCTATAACGTTTTTGTTGAC
The DNA window shown above is from Brassica oleracea var. oleracea cultivar TO1000 chromosome C3, BOL, whole genome shotgun sequence and carries:
- the LOC106329643 gene encoding beta-fructofuranosidase, insoluble isoenzyme CWINV6-like, with translation MAEDGNDENLPVQNQVLNRTSFHFQPQRNWLNDPNAPMYYKGFYHLFYQHNPLSPEFSRSIIWGHSVSQDMVNWIQLPPALSPSESYDINSCWSGSATILPDGKPVILYTGIDNQERREDRRQVTVLAVPKDASDPLLREWVKPKQNPVMDPSEDVLHYCFRDPTTAWLGQDGRWRVLIGAKERDSRRGVALLYHSTDECVQWTRYQEPLLVSQSNEMLECVDFFPVKLTGKEGVDTSVNNASVRHVLKVSFEEELGGKDCYVIGSYCSETDRFVPDSELTYTRAALRYDDGWFYASKSFFDSAKNRRINWGWVVETDSREDDIEKGWAGLLALPRQMWLDTSGKRLMQWPIQEINNLRTRQVSFHNRQLEGGSMFEITGITAAQADVEVTFDLPVLEDNPRIRDSTHVADAVLFNRGNSLGCVYGPFGLLALASNDLCEQTAIFFKIIRRENGYSVIMGSDENRSSLRDKVHKIPHGTFLDIDPRHEKISLRCLIDHSIIESYGAGGRNVITSRVYPKLAIGEAAKLYAFNNGKKGVTMSSLDAWSMRNAQINTNAIIINNSDDN